One genomic window of Meles meles chromosome 3, mMelMel3.1 paternal haplotype, whole genome shotgun sequence includes the following:
- the LOC123939319 gene encoding putative uncharacterized protein MGC34800 yields MGTRRQGPAPQILRQGPPEEPHPRHGQDPFRLQPIEGARSTSIGLEASPPRPQPQRARGLPALHPAPRPGSSRAPTRPSRLPRTPLCRPCMRSRGLRASPRYTAHSLRAWRAPLL; encoded by the exons ATGGGTACTCGTCGGCAAG GCCCCGCACCCCAGATCCTGCGCCAAGGCCCGCCAGAGGAGCCACATCCACGCCACGGCCAGGACCCGTTCCGCTTGCAGCCCATAGAGGGCGCGCGGAGCACGTCCATCGGACTGGAAGCGTCTCCACCTCGGCCGCAGCCCCAGCGAGCCCGAGGGCTGCCCGCCCTGCACCCCGCTCCGCGGCCCGGCTCCTCCCGCGCCCCCACGCGCCCCTCCCGCTTGCCCCGCACCCCTTTGTGCCGCCCGTGCATGCGCTCCCGCGGCCTTCGCGCCTCCCCTCGCTACACCGCCCACAGCCTCAGGGCCTGGAGGGCCCCCCTCCTCTAA
- the IRX1 gene encoding iroquois-class homeodomain protein IRX-1 yields the protein MSFPQLGYPQYLSAAGPGAYGGERPGVLAAAAAAAAAASSGRPGAAELGAGAGAAAVTSVLGMYAATGPYAGAPNYSAFLPYAADLSLFSQMGSQYELKDNPGVHPATFAAHTAPAYYPYGQFQYGDPGRPKNATRESTSTLKAWLNEHRKNPYPTKGEKIMLAIITKMTLTQVSTWFANARRRLKKENKVTWGARSKDQEDGALFGSDTEGDPEKAEDDEEIDLESIDIDKIDEHDGDQSNEDDEDKAEALRAPAAPTVLARDQGSPLAAADALKSQDSPLGLVKEVPEPGSTRLLSPGGGSGGLQGAPHSKPKIWSLAETATSPDGAPKASPPPPSGHPGAHGPPAGAPLQHPAFLPSHGLYTCHIGKFSNWTNGAFLAQGSLLNMRSFLGVGAPHAAPQGPHLPAPPPPPPQPPVPVATGVLHGDKASARSSPALPERDLVPRPDSPAQQLKSPFQPARDNSLAPQEGTPRILAALPSA from the exons ATGTCCTTCCCGCAGCTGGGCTACCCGCAGTACCTGAGCGCCGCGGGGCCCGGCGCCTACGGAGGCGAGCGCCCGGGGGTGctggccgcggccgccgccgccgccgccgccgcctcgtcGGGCCGCCCCGGGGCGGCGGAGctgggcgcgggcgcgggcgcggccGCCGTCACCTCGGTGCTGGGCATGTACGCGGCGACCGGGCCGTACGCGGGCGCGCCCAACTACAGCGCCTTCCTGCCCTACGCCGCCGACCTCAGCCTCTTCTCGCAGATG GGCTCACAGTATGAACTCAAAGACAACCCTGGGGTGCACCCTGCCACCTTCGCAGCCCACACGGCGCCAGCCTACTACCCCTACGGCCAGTTCCAGTACGGGGATCCCGGGCGGCCCAAGAACGCCACGCGCGAGAGCACCAGCACGCTCAAGGCCTGGCTCAACGAGCACCGCAAGAACCCCTACCCCACCAAGGGCGAGAAGATCATGCTGGCCATCATCACCAAGATGACCCTCACGCAGGTCTCCACCTGGTTCGCCAACGCGCGCCGCCGCCTCAAGAAGGAGAATAAGGTGACTTGGGGTGCGCGCAGCAAGGACCAGGAGGACGGAGCCCTCTTCGGAAGCGATACGGAGGGCGACCCCGAGAAGGCCGAGGACGATGAGGAGATAGACCTGGAGAGCATTGACATCGACAAAATCGATGAGCATGACGGCGACCAGAGCAACGAGGACGATGAGGACAAGGCCGAGGCCCTGCGCGCGCCGGCGGCACCGACGGTCCTTGCTCGAGACCAGGGCTCGCCGCTAGCAGCTGCCGACGCGCTCAAGTCCCAGGACTCGCCCCTGGGCCTGGTCAAAGAGGTCCCGGAGCCTGGCAGCACGCGCCTGCTGAGTCCCGGCGGCGGGTCCGGTGGCCTGCAGGGCGCCCCCCACAGCAAGCCCAAGATCTGGTCCTTGGCAGAGACCGCCACGAGCCCCGACGGCGCGCCCAAGGCCTCGCCGCCGCCTCCCTCTGGCCATCCGGGCGCGCATGGGCCCCCCGCGGGCGCGCCGCTGCAACACCCCGCCTTCCTGCCCAGCCACGGACTGTACACCTGCCACATCGGCAAGTTCTCCAACTGGACCAACGGCGCGTTCCTCgcgcagggctccctgctcaacatgCGCTCCTTCCTGGGCGTTGGCGCGCCCCACGCCGCGCCGCAGGGCCCGCACctgcccgcgccgccgccgccgccgccgcagcccccAGTCCCCGTTGCTACGGGGGTGCTCCACGGTGACAAGGCCTCCGCTCGCAGCAGCCCCGCGCTCCCAG AGAGAGACCTGGTCCCCAGGCCGGACTCGCCGGCACAGCAGTTAAAATCTCCCTTCCAGCCCGCGCGCGACAA CTCGCTGGCCCCGCAGGAGGGAACGCCGCGGATCCTAGCAGCCCTCCCGTCTGCCTGA